In the Mastacembelus armatus chromosome 2, fMasArm1.2, whole genome shotgun sequence genome, one interval contains:
- the LOC113127443 gene encoding glycerol kinase isoform X3 → MNDTMAASSHRIMLGPLVAAIDQGTSSTRFLVFNSKTAELLSHHQVEIKQSFPKEGWVEEDPKEILQSVYECMERTCEKLTQLNIDITNIKAIGVTNQRETTLVWDKETGEPLYNAIVWLDLRTQSTVERLINKTPGRNKNHLKHKTGLPISTYFSAVKLRWLMDNVAEVHEAIVSHRAMFGTVDSWLIWCLTGGKSGGVHCTDVTNASRTMLFNIHTMDWDPELCKYFGIPMEILPRVRSSSEIYGLMKICSSWKSGELSGVPISGCLGDQSAALVGQMCFQDGQAKNTYGTGCFLLRNTGAKPVMSDHGLLTTVAYKLGRDKPACYALEGSVAIAGAVVRWLQDNLGIISSSEELEKLAASVCTSYGCYFVPAFSGLYAPYWEPSARGIICGLTQFTNKSHLAFAALEAVCFQTREILDAMNQDSGIPLTQLQVDGGMTSNRLLMQLQADILCIP, encoded by the exons ATGAACGATACCATGGCTGCGTCCTCGCACCGGATAATGTTGGGCCCGCTGGTTGCAGCCATTGACCAGGGCACGAGTTCGACTCGGTTTCTG GTGTTCAATTCCAAAACCGCAGAGCTCCTCAGCCACCATCAGGTAGAAATCAAACAGAGCTTCCCTAAAGAAGG ATGGGTGGAGGAGGACCCCAAAGAAATTCTGCAGTCTGTGTACGAGTGCATGGAAAGGACATGTGAGAAACTGACCCAGCTCAACATTGACATCACCAACATTAAAG CGATTGGAGTGACCAACCAAAGAGAGACCACACTTGTTTGGGACAAAGAAACAGGGGAGCCCCTCTACAATGCAATCG tttggctggaccTGCGGACTCAATCTACAGTTGAACGTCTTATCAATAAAACCCCTGGAAGGAATAAGAACCACTTGAAG cataaaacagggCTCCCCATCAGCACCTACTTCAGTGCAGTGAAACTTCGCTGGCTGATGGACAATGTGGCCGAAGTCCATGAAGCCATCGTGTCTCACCGCGCCATGTTTGGTACTGTTGACTCCTGGCTCATTTGG TGTTTGACCGGAGGCAAGTCAGGTGGAGTCCACTGCACAGATGTGACCAACGCCAGCAGAACCATGCTCTTTAACATTCACACTATGGACTGGGACCCAGAACTGTGCAA ATATTTTGGCATTCCCATGGAGATCTTGCCCAGAGTGAGGAGTTCTTCAGAAATATATGGTCTCATG AAAATATGTTCTAGCTGG AAATCAGGGGAGCTTTCAGGTGTCCCCATTTCAGGG TGTCTTGGGGATCAGTCAGCAGCACTTGTTGGACAGATGTGCTTTCAGGATGGACAAGCTAAAAACAC GTACGGAACTGGCTGCTTTCTCCTGCGAAACACTGGAGCCAAG CCTGTAATGTCCGACCATGGTCTTCTGACCACTGTGGCATACAAACTTGGTCGGGACAAACCTGCCTGTTATGCACTGGAG GGCTCTGTGGCCATCGCAGGAGCTGTGGTCCGTTGGCTGCAGGACAACCTTGGGATTATCAGCTCATCTGAAGAGCTTG AGAAGTTGGCTGCATCGGTCTGTACATCCTATGGCTGTTATTTTGTTCCTGCATTTTCTGGTCTTTATGCACCGTACTGGGAGCCTAGTGCGAGAGG GATCATTTGCGGGTTAACTCAGTTCACTAATAAGAGTCACCTTGCGTTTGCTGCACTGGAGGCTGTTTGTTTCCAGACACGAGAG ATACTGGATGCAATGAACCAGGACAGTGGCATCCCACTGACCCAGCTTCAGGTGGATGGAGGAATGACATCCAACAGGCTGCTAATGCAGCTGCAGGCTGACATTCTCTGCATACCT TGA
- the LOC113127443 gene encoding glycerol kinase isoform X1: MNDTMAASSHRIMLGPLVAAIDQGTSSTRFLVFNSKTAELLSHHQVEIKQSFPKEGWVEEDPKEILQSVYECMERTCEKLTQLNIDITNIKAIGVTNQRETTLVWDKETGEPLYNAIVWLDLRTQSTVERLINKTPGRNKNHLKHKTGLPISTYFSAVKLRWLMDNVAEVHEAIVSHRAMFGTVDSWLIWCLTGGKSGGVHCTDVTNASRTMLFNIHTMDWDPELCKYFGIPMEILPRVRSSSEIYGLMKICSSWKSGELSGVPISGCLGDQSAALVGQMCFQDGQAKNTYGTGCFLLRNTGAKPVMSDHGLLTTVAYKLGRDKPACYALEGSVAIAGAVVRWLQDNLGIISSSEELEKLAASVCTSYGCYFVPAFSGLYAPYWEPSARGIICGLTQFTNKSHLAFAALEAVCFQTREILDAMNQDSGIPLTQLQVDGGMTSNRLLMQLQADILCIPVVKPSMPETTALGAAMAAGAAEGVSVWSLNPEDLTEVTSEKFEPQINPEESEYRYARWKKAVQKSMNWETTEPVFNGNGETSIFSSVPLGFYIMGSMLMLIGARYIAGHN; encoded by the exons ATGAACGATACCATGGCTGCGTCCTCGCACCGGATAATGTTGGGCCCGCTGGTTGCAGCCATTGACCAGGGCACGAGTTCGACTCGGTTTCTG GTGTTCAATTCCAAAACCGCAGAGCTCCTCAGCCACCATCAGGTAGAAATCAAACAGAGCTTCCCTAAAGAAGG ATGGGTGGAGGAGGACCCCAAAGAAATTCTGCAGTCTGTGTACGAGTGCATGGAAAGGACATGTGAGAAACTGACCCAGCTCAACATTGACATCACCAACATTAAAG CGATTGGAGTGACCAACCAAAGAGAGACCACACTTGTTTGGGACAAAGAAACAGGGGAGCCCCTCTACAATGCAATCG tttggctggaccTGCGGACTCAATCTACAGTTGAACGTCTTATCAATAAAACCCCTGGAAGGAATAAGAACCACTTGAAG cataaaacagggCTCCCCATCAGCACCTACTTCAGTGCAGTGAAACTTCGCTGGCTGATGGACAATGTGGCCGAAGTCCATGAAGCCATCGTGTCTCACCGCGCCATGTTTGGTACTGTTGACTCCTGGCTCATTTGG TGTTTGACCGGAGGCAAGTCAGGTGGAGTCCACTGCACAGATGTGACCAACGCCAGCAGAACCATGCTCTTTAACATTCACACTATGGACTGGGACCCAGAACTGTGCAA ATATTTTGGCATTCCCATGGAGATCTTGCCCAGAGTGAGGAGTTCTTCAGAAATATATGGTCTCATG AAAATATGTTCTAGCTGG AAATCAGGGGAGCTTTCAGGTGTCCCCATTTCAGGG TGTCTTGGGGATCAGTCAGCAGCACTTGTTGGACAGATGTGCTTTCAGGATGGACAAGCTAAAAACAC GTACGGAACTGGCTGCTTTCTCCTGCGAAACACTGGAGCCAAG CCTGTAATGTCCGACCATGGTCTTCTGACCACTGTGGCATACAAACTTGGTCGGGACAAACCTGCCTGTTATGCACTGGAG GGCTCTGTGGCCATCGCAGGAGCTGTGGTCCGTTGGCTGCAGGACAACCTTGGGATTATCAGCTCATCTGAAGAGCTTG AGAAGTTGGCTGCATCGGTCTGTACATCCTATGGCTGTTATTTTGTTCCTGCATTTTCTGGTCTTTATGCACCGTACTGGGAGCCTAGTGCGAGAGG GATCATTTGCGGGTTAACTCAGTTCACTAATAAGAGTCACCTTGCGTTTGCTGCACTGGAGGCTGTTTGTTTCCAGACACGAGAG ATACTGGATGCAATGAACCAGGACAGTGGCATCCCACTGACCCAGCTTCAGGTGGATGGAGGAATGACATCCAACAGGCTGCTAATGCAGCTGCAGGCTGACATTCTCTGCATACCTGTTG TGAAGCCGTCCATGCCCGAGACCACGGCACTCGGTGCTGCAAtggcagcaggagcagcagaggggGTGAGCGTGTGGAGTCTGAACCCAGAGGACCTGACTGAAGTCACCTCAGAGAAGTTTGAGCCTCAGATCAATCCTGAAG AGAGTGAATATCGGTACGCCCGATGGAAGAAGGCGGTTCAGAAATCCATGAACTGGGAGACGACAGAGCCTGTTTTTAATGGAAATG GTGAAACTAGTATCTTCAGCAGCGTCCCTCTGGGCTTCTACATCATGGGCAGCATGTTGATGTTAATTGGTGCAAGATACATAGCAG GCCACAACTAG
- the nfkbiz gene encoding NF-kappa-B inhibitor zeta isoform X1: protein MLMNLSMLKPGGTETRENIFSQNNKSLLGTDQVGYIQALPKKTVKELLMMKRYFSEKKWNGPPENSDAERKFKLPRHETFSSDTSPCPEGTPPPVNQNITSLFPATAHVNTYITPQPMAPTPEVKMTLFHWQIQQETKRIEGVSPELLNMQDADGDTILHIAVAQGKRALAYVLAANMAMCGSLDVKERNGQTALQIAAATNQHLIVQDLLTYGAQINTQDFWGRSPLHVCAAKGHFLTLQSIWRTLEGSGQSIDIEMFNYDGLTPLHAAVLSHNAVVKESRNLEKPCSYMAKELAQKGLMYVECIKTLLLMGASYRTRDLKSGRTCLHMASEEANVDLFKIFLDQSPSLSIINLKTFSGNTALHIVSSLQNHKTQVDAVKLLMRKGADPGIRNFENELPSLLVPEGPMGDKVRQILKGKSVDA from the exons ATGCTCATGAACTTAAGCATGTTGAAGCCGGGAGGGACTGAGACCAGGGAAAACATCTTCAGTCAGAataacaaaa gcCTTCTTGGCACTGATCAAGTAGGATACATTCAAGCTCTACCCAAGAAGACGGTAAAAGAACTGCTAATGATGAAACGCTATTTTAGTGAAAAG AAATGGAACGGCCCACCTGAAAACAGCGATGCAGAGCGTAAATTTAAACTTCCAAGACATGAAACTTTTTCCAGTGACACAAGTCCTTGCCCTGAAGGTACTCCACCACCAGTCAACCAAAATATCACCAGTCTTTTCCCTGCCACTGCCCATGTAAACACTTACATTACCCCACAACCAATGGCTCCCACTCCTGAAGTCAAGATGACCTTATTTCACTGGCAAATACAGCAAGAGACAAAGAGAATTGAAGGTGTTTCTCCTGAGCTGCTGAACATGCAGGATGCAGATGGTGACAC AATTCTTCACATAGCAGTGGCACAAGGAAAACGGGCTCTGGCTTATGTGCTTGCTGCAAACATGGCAATGTGTGGCTCTCTGGACGTGAAAGAACGCAACGGCCAG ACAGCACTTCAGATAGCGGCTGCCACCAATCAACACTTAATCGTCCAGGACCTGCTGACATACGGGGCACAAATTAACACTCAAGACTTCTGGGGCCGCTCtcctttgcatgtgtgtgctgctaAAGGCCACTTTCTCACTCTGCAG AGCATCTGGAGGACGCTGGAAGGGAGTGGGCAATCCATTGATATTGAAATGTTCAATTATGATG GTTTAACTCCGCTACATGCAGCAGTCTTGTCTCACAATGCTGTTGTTAAGGAGTCAAGGAATCTGGAAAAACCTTGTTCATACATGGCCAAAGAGCTGGCTCAGAAAGGACTCATGTATGTTGAATGTATTAAGACTCTTCTGCTCATGGGCGCCTCCTACAGGACAAGG GATCTGAAAAGTGGACGGACTTGTCTTCACATGGCTTCTGAGGAGGCAAATGTAGACCTGTTCAAAATTTTCCTTGACCAGTCGCCTTCACTGTCCATTATAAATCTCAAG ACGTTTAGTGGAAACACGGCCCTGCACATCGTCAGCTCTTTGCAAAACCATAAAACTCAGGTGGATGCGGTGAAGCTGCTCATGAGAAAAGGAGCCGACCCGGGGATCAGAAACTTTGAGAATGAGCTGCCATCCCTGCTGGTGCCTGAAGGACCCATGGGTGACAAG GTGCGGCAGATCCTGAAAGGGAAAAGTGTTGATGCTTAG
- the LOC113127443 gene encoding glycerol kinase isoform X2: MNDTMAASSHRIMLGPLVAAIDQGTSSTRFLVFNSKTAELLSHHQVEIKQSFPKEGWVEEDPKEILQSVYECMERTCEKLTQLNIDITNIKAIGVTNQRETTLVWDKETGEPLYNAIVWLDLRTQSTVERLINKTPGRNKNHLKHKTGLPISTYFSAVKLRWLMDNVAEVHEAIVSHRAMFGTVDSWLIWCLTGGKSGGVHCTDVTNASRTMLFNIHTMDWDPELCKYFGIPMEILPRVRSSSEIYGLMKSGELSGVPISGCLGDQSAALVGQMCFQDGQAKNTYGTGCFLLRNTGAKPVMSDHGLLTTVAYKLGRDKPACYALEGSVAIAGAVVRWLQDNLGIISSSEELEKLAASVCTSYGCYFVPAFSGLYAPYWEPSARGIICGLTQFTNKSHLAFAALEAVCFQTREILDAMNQDSGIPLTQLQVDGGMTSNRLLMQLQADILCIPVVKPSMPETTALGAAMAAGAAEGVSVWSLNPEDLTEVTSEKFEPQINPEESEYRYARWKKAVQKSMNWETTEPVFNGNGETSIFSSVPLGFYIMGSMLMLIGARYIAGHN; the protein is encoded by the exons ATGAACGATACCATGGCTGCGTCCTCGCACCGGATAATGTTGGGCCCGCTGGTTGCAGCCATTGACCAGGGCACGAGTTCGACTCGGTTTCTG GTGTTCAATTCCAAAACCGCAGAGCTCCTCAGCCACCATCAGGTAGAAATCAAACAGAGCTTCCCTAAAGAAGG ATGGGTGGAGGAGGACCCCAAAGAAATTCTGCAGTCTGTGTACGAGTGCATGGAAAGGACATGTGAGAAACTGACCCAGCTCAACATTGACATCACCAACATTAAAG CGATTGGAGTGACCAACCAAAGAGAGACCACACTTGTTTGGGACAAAGAAACAGGGGAGCCCCTCTACAATGCAATCG tttggctggaccTGCGGACTCAATCTACAGTTGAACGTCTTATCAATAAAACCCCTGGAAGGAATAAGAACCACTTGAAG cataaaacagggCTCCCCATCAGCACCTACTTCAGTGCAGTGAAACTTCGCTGGCTGATGGACAATGTGGCCGAAGTCCATGAAGCCATCGTGTCTCACCGCGCCATGTTTGGTACTGTTGACTCCTGGCTCATTTGG TGTTTGACCGGAGGCAAGTCAGGTGGAGTCCACTGCACAGATGTGACCAACGCCAGCAGAACCATGCTCTTTAACATTCACACTATGGACTGGGACCCAGAACTGTGCAA ATATTTTGGCATTCCCATGGAGATCTTGCCCAGAGTGAGGAGTTCTTCAGAAATATATGGTCTCATG AAATCAGGGGAGCTTTCAGGTGTCCCCATTTCAGGG TGTCTTGGGGATCAGTCAGCAGCACTTGTTGGACAGATGTGCTTTCAGGATGGACAAGCTAAAAACAC GTACGGAACTGGCTGCTTTCTCCTGCGAAACACTGGAGCCAAG CCTGTAATGTCCGACCATGGTCTTCTGACCACTGTGGCATACAAACTTGGTCGGGACAAACCTGCCTGTTATGCACTGGAG GGCTCTGTGGCCATCGCAGGAGCTGTGGTCCGTTGGCTGCAGGACAACCTTGGGATTATCAGCTCATCTGAAGAGCTTG AGAAGTTGGCTGCATCGGTCTGTACATCCTATGGCTGTTATTTTGTTCCTGCATTTTCTGGTCTTTATGCACCGTACTGGGAGCCTAGTGCGAGAGG GATCATTTGCGGGTTAACTCAGTTCACTAATAAGAGTCACCTTGCGTTTGCTGCACTGGAGGCTGTTTGTTTCCAGACACGAGAG ATACTGGATGCAATGAACCAGGACAGTGGCATCCCACTGACCCAGCTTCAGGTGGATGGAGGAATGACATCCAACAGGCTGCTAATGCAGCTGCAGGCTGACATTCTCTGCATACCTGTTG TGAAGCCGTCCATGCCCGAGACCACGGCACTCGGTGCTGCAAtggcagcaggagcagcagaggggGTGAGCGTGTGGAGTCTGAACCCAGAGGACCTGACTGAAGTCACCTCAGAGAAGTTTGAGCCTCAGATCAATCCTGAAG AGAGTGAATATCGGTACGCCCGATGGAAGAAGGCGGTTCAGAAATCCATGAACTGGGAGACGACAGAGCCTGTTTTTAATGGAAATG GTGAAACTAGTATCTTCAGCAGCGTCCCTCTGGGCTTCTACATCATGGGCAGCATGTTGATGTTAATTGGTGCAAGATACATAGCAG GCCACAACTAG
- the nfkbiz gene encoding NF-kappa-B inhibitor zeta isoform X2: protein MLMNLSMLKPGGTETRENIFSLLGTDQVGYIQALPKKTVKELLMMKRYFSEKKWNGPPENSDAERKFKLPRHETFSSDTSPCPEGTPPPVNQNITSLFPATAHVNTYITPQPMAPTPEVKMTLFHWQIQQETKRIEGVSPELLNMQDADGDTILHIAVAQGKRALAYVLAANMAMCGSLDVKERNGQTALQIAAATNQHLIVQDLLTYGAQINTQDFWGRSPLHVCAAKGHFLTLQSIWRTLEGSGQSIDIEMFNYDGLTPLHAAVLSHNAVVKESRNLEKPCSYMAKELAQKGLMYVECIKTLLLMGASYRTRDLKSGRTCLHMASEEANVDLFKIFLDQSPSLSIINLKTFSGNTALHIVSSLQNHKTQVDAVKLLMRKGADPGIRNFENELPSLLVPEGPMGDKVRQILKGKSVDA, encoded by the exons ATGCTCATGAACTTAAGCATGTTGAAGCCGGGAGGGACTGAGACCAGGGAAAACATCTTCA gcCTTCTTGGCACTGATCAAGTAGGATACATTCAAGCTCTACCCAAGAAGACGGTAAAAGAACTGCTAATGATGAAACGCTATTTTAGTGAAAAG AAATGGAACGGCCCACCTGAAAACAGCGATGCAGAGCGTAAATTTAAACTTCCAAGACATGAAACTTTTTCCAGTGACACAAGTCCTTGCCCTGAAGGTACTCCACCACCAGTCAACCAAAATATCACCAGTCTTTTCCCTGCCACTGCCCATGTAAACACTTACATTACCCCACAACCAATGGCTCCCACTCCTGAAGTCAAGATGACCTTATTTCACTGGCAAATACAGCAAGAGACAAAGAGAATTGAAGGTGTTTCTCCTGAGCTGCTGAACATGCAGGATGCAGATGGTGACAC AATTCTTCACATAGCAGTGGCACAAGGAAAACGGGCTCTGGCTTATGTGCTTGCTGCAAACATGGCAATGTGTGGCTCTCTGGACGTGAAAGAACGCAACGGCCAG ACAGCACTTCAGATAGCGGCTGCCACCAATCAACACTTAATCGTCCAGGACCTGCTGACATACGGGGCACAAATTAACACTCAAGACTTCTGGGGCCGCTCtcctttgcatgtgtgtgctgctaAAGGCCACTTTCTCACTCTGCAG AGCATCTGGAGGACGCTGGAAGGGAGTGGGCAATCCATTGATATTGAAATGTTCAATTATGATG GTTTAACTCCGCTACATGCAGCAGTCTTGTCTCACAATGCTGTTGTTAAGGAGTCAAGGAATCTGGAAAAACCTTGTTCATACATGGCCAAAGAGCTGGCTCAGAAAGGACTCATGTATGTTGAATGTATTAAGACTCTTCTGCTCATGGGCGCCTCCTACAGGACAAGG GATCTGAAAAGTGGACGGACTTGTCTTCACATGGCTTCTGAGGAGGCAAATGTAGACCTGTTCAAAATTTTCCTTGACCAGTCGCCTTCACTGTCCATTATAAATCTCAAG ACGTTTAGTGGAAACACGGCCCTGCACATCGTCAGCTCTTTGCAAAACCATAAAACTCAGGTGGATGCGGTGAAGCTGCTCATGAGAAAAGGAGCCGACCCGGGGATCAGAAACTTTGAGAATGAGCTGCCATCCCTGCTGGTGCCTGAAGGACCCATGGGTGACAAG GTGCGGCAGATCCTGAAAGGGAAAAGTGTTGATGCTTAG